Below is a window of Patescibacteria group bacterium DNA.
AATCCGCTCGTGCTGAAACGTGAAGTTGAAAAGCGATTACAAATCCTGTACGATACTCAAAAGCGCTGCGGTCGATCCCAATTTTAAATCCCCTCTACGGTAACAGTTTCTAATGATCTATATCGTAAATGTCGAAAAGATTGATGATTTTTGTGTTTTAACCTTTTAAGGTTTGTATTACAGAAGAATCGATATTTATTTATAGACCGCTTATATTGTGTATTCTCCTAATTTTTTTAGGTAACTCCTCACTTACCTAAATCTAGAAGCGAAGGAATACCAATTTTTCGAGGACTTATGCCTGTAGTCAGGTAGGTATAAGCGCGAGGGTAGTTGGGTCGCGTCCGCAGAAAAATTGTGTATTCCTGAGCGAGAAAGAACCTGAGTGAGCAGTCACTTTTTTAGGGATTGACTAATTTTAATAAAACATCATAATAAGACCTATGTATGACAGAAAACTCCATACTCAATAAATTCACCTCGCACTATCAGCATGTAGTGAGCAATGCCTACCGCTTTGCGATGTATGCTAAGGCCCCCCACATTGAACCGATCCACCTCTTGTGGGGCTTGGTAAGCGAAACAGGATCGCTCGCGCACGAAATCCTGCGAAAAGCAGGCCTTCCCCCTCCTCCCCTCCCGCCGCTTGAGGGGGAGATAAAAAGCGCGCCAAGCTCCGTCTTTGCCCTTCCCATCACCGATACGGTGAAGGCGGTGATAAAAAAATCAGTGCTGGCCGCTTCCCGCTACCATCACAAATACATCGGCACCGAACATCTGCTTCTTGGCCTTCTCAACAGCAGGGACGCAGTGGTCGAGAGCGCGCTCCAAGACCATCGGATTACCATCCCTGCGCTCAAGAAACACGTCGCGCTCGTAATGAAATCCACCTCGCGCTTCCCGGATCTCACCCAGGCAATCTCCCGCGATGAAATGGAAGACGAAGAAGATGAAACCCGCACCCATTCGTCGAAAACAAAAACGCCTGCATTGGATTTTTTTGCCAATGAGCTGACCTCCGTTGCCGCGCAGGTGCGCCTAGATCCCGTCATAGGCCGCGCAAAAGAAATCAACCGCATCATCCAAATCCTTTCCCGAAAGACAAAAAATAATCCTATCCTCCTCGGCGACCCCGGGGTGGGAAAAACAGCGATTGTGGAAGGGCTGGCAAAACGCATCTGGGAGGGTAATGTGCCAGATCTCCTTCTGCGCAAACGCATTTACAGCCTCGACCTTACCCTCCTGGTCGCCGGCACGATGTACCGCGGCGAGTTTGAATCGCGCATCAAGCAAGTGCTCGATGAAGTGCGCGCCGATCCCAATATCATCCTTTTCATCGACGAGATCCATAATATTATCGGCGCAGGGTCGGCCTCCGGGTCGCTCGATGCGGCGAATATCCTGAAACCCGCGCTCGCGCGGGGGGAAATACACTGCATCGGCGCGACGACGTATGAGGAGTACAAACAGCACCTTGAAACCGATCCTGCCCTTGAGCGGCGTTTCCAGGCGGTGCAGGTAAGTGAGCCATCGGTCGATGAAACCGTAGAAATTCTCAAAGGAGTAAAGGCATCCTATGAAACGCATCACCATGTGAGCGTCGAAGACGACGCATTAACGGCGGCCGCGCACCTCTCCGCGCAATATCTGCCTGAAAAACGCCTTCCGGACAAGGCAATCGACCTGGTGGACGAAGCATCCGCCATGAAACGCATAAGCGGTTCAGAAAACCCCTATTTGCGCGAATTGCGGACAAAAGAATCGGCCTTCGAGGCGGTGAAGAAGGAAAAAGAGGAAGCGGTGAAGAAGGAAAATTTTCCCCTTGCGCTCCAGAAAAAAGAAGAAGAAAGAGCCATTGCCGCAGCTATTGCAGATTTGCATAAAAATGAACAAAACCGCGAATCAAGCGCTTTGCGCTACGGTAACGTGACCCGGGAAGATATTATCCACGTGCTTTCCGACATTACCGGAATCCCCTTGGGACGGATTGAAGAGGAAGAGCGGGGCCACCTGTTAAATCTGGAAACGCTCCTTACTGAGCGGATTATTGGCCAGGAAGAAGCGCTCCATGAAGTGGCAAACTTTATCCGGCGTTCGCGCGCCGGCTTATCCGGCGACAAGCGCCCCTTGGGTTCATTCATTTTCCTCGGGCCTTCTGGGGTAGGGAAGACGGAAACCGCGAAAGTGCTCGCGGAAGTGGTGTTCCGCGATCCGGAAGCGTTCATAAGATTCGACATGTCGGAATTCAGCGAAAGCTTCAATATCTCCAAACTTATCGGCGCGCCCGCAGGCTACGTAGGGTATAGGGAGGGCGGAAAACTCACCGAACTCGTCAGGCGCAAGCCCTATTCAGTCATTCTCCTGGATGAAATAGAGAAAGCGCACCCCGATATATTCAATCTCTTCCTCTCGATCCTTGATGACGGTTTTCTGACCGATGCGACCGGGCGAAGAGTAAATTTCCGGAATACTATTATCATCATGACCTCGAACATCGGGCTCTCCTTGTTTAACGCGAATGCCTCGCTTGGGTTCTCGTCTGCAGACGCGAAACGCGGAACCGTATATGAAGAAACGAAAATGCGGGTGTTGGGCGAACTGCATGAACGGTTTCGCGCCGAATTTTTAAACCGCATCGACCGTATCATGGTCTTCCGCCCTTTAAACACCGCATCGCTTAAAACAATCGCCGAACAGCAGCTCCGCCAAATCCAAGCGCGCCTCGCCAAACAATCCATTACGCTCACATGGGATAAAAAAGCAGCCGATCTCATCACGAAGCTTTCCCAGAGTCCCAACGAGGGCGCGAGAAAAATTTCACGGGTTTTAAGGCAACACGTGGAGGACGCGCTCACCGATCTTTTGCTTAACAGTAAAGCGCGCACCGGCTCGGTGATCCGCCTTACTGTACGAAAAGACGCTATCGCGCTTGTGAGCTCCAAGTAAACTAAGGAAACCACCCCCCTCCCTTCCTTTATAAGGAGTGGACAAGGGGAGGTCTCAATAATTAAATTCCAATACGAAATATAATTCTCTCTTTGATACCCTCCTCAACCTCATCACGCCCCGCG
It encodes the following:
- a CDS encoding ATP-dependent Clp protease ATP-binding subunit: MTENSILNKFTSHYQHVVSNAYRFAMYAKAPHIEPIHLLWGLVSETGSLAHEILRKAGLPPPPLPPLEGEIKSAPSSVFALPITDTVKAVIKKSVLAASRYHHKYIGTEHLLLGLLNSRDAVVESALQDHRITIPALKKHVALVMKSTSRFPDLTQAISRDEMEDEEDETRTHSSKTKTPALDFFANELTSVAAQVRLDPVIGRAKEINRIIQILSRKTKNNPILLGDPGVGKTAIVEGLAKRIWEGNVPDLLLRKRIYSLDLTLLVAGTMYRGEFESRIKQVLDEVRADPNIILFIDEIHNIIGAGSASGSLDAANILKPALARGEIHCIGATTYEEYKQHLETDPALERRFQAVQVSEPSVDETVEILKGVKASYETHHHVSVEDDALTAAAHLSAQYLPEKRLPDKAIDLVDEASAMKRISGSENPYLRELRTKESAFEAVKKEKEEAVKKENFPLALQKKEEERAIAAAIADLHKNEQNRESSALRYGNVTREDIIHVLSDITGIPLGRIEEEERGHLLNLETLLTERIIGQEEALHEVANFIRRSRAGLSGDKRPLGSFIFLGPSGVGKTETAKVLAEVVFRDPEAFIRFDMSEFSESFNISKLIGAPAGYVGYREGGKLTELVRRKPYSVILLDEIEKAHPDIFNLFLSILDDGFLTDATGRRVNFRNTIIIMTSNIGLSLFNANASLGFSSADAKRGTVYEETKMRVLGELHERFRAEFLNRIDRIMVFRPLNTASLKTIAEQQLRQIQARLAKQSITLTWDKKAADLITKLSQSPNEGARKISRVLRQHVEDALTDLLLNSKARTGSVIRLTVRKDAIALVSSK